The DNA region CGCCGAGCGTGCGGACGCGGATGACGCGGCGCTTCGCGAACCGGATCGACCAGCAAGGGGAGTTGTTGCTCTTTGGGCAGCGGCACCGTGAACAGGGCCGCAACGTGCGCGACTGCCTAGACAAGCTGCGTGCGATGGTGCTTTCGGTCGCGGCGCCCCCAACGGTCCGCAAGGCGACCCGGCCCCCGGCCGCGGCGCGACGCGCGCGCCTCGAGGGCAAACGGATACGCTCCGATCGGAAGCAATCG from Pirellulimonas nuda includes:
- the arfB gene encoding alternative ribosome rescue aminoacyl-tRNA hydrolase ArfB, whose translation is MGDLVVNDQIVIPSGELRFTFARSSGPGGQNVNKVNSKAVLHWNVATTTALPPSVRTRMTRRFANRIDQQGELLLFGQRHREQGRNVRDCLDKLRAMVLSVAAPPTVRKATRPPAAARRARLEGKRIRSDRKQSRRPPSADD